A stretch of Corynebacterium timonense DNA encodes these proteins:
- a CDS encoding dihydrofolate reductase — MIGAIWAQDLGGLIGDGTGMPWHLPEDLKHFKAVTLGYPVIMGRTTWESLHVRPLPGRDNIVVSSRAPGEWSRGATVVPQPPEEFDGDAWIIGGAQLYAATLDTVDVIERTLIDAHLTVPTPVHAPDIPGAFECVSEAGWETSTSGLRYTFQRFERTA; from the coding sequence GTGATCGGCGCGATCTGGGCCCAAGACCTGGGCGGTTTGATCGGCGACGGCACGGGAATGCCGTGGCACCTGCCCGAGGACCTGAAGCATTTCAAGGCCGTCACACTGGGCTACCCCGTCATCATGGGGCGCACGACCTGGGAGTCGCTCCACGTGCGCCCGCTTCCGGGCCGGGACAACATCGTCGTCTCCTCGCGCGCGCCCGGCGAGTGGTCGCGCGGCGCCACCGTCGTACCGCAGCCGCCGGAGGAGTTCGACGGCGACGCCTGGATCATCGGCGGGGCGCAGCTCTACGCCGCCACGCTCGATACAGTGGACGTCATCGAGCGCACGCTTATCGACGCCCACCTCACCGTCCCCACACCCGTCCACGCCCCCGACATCCCAGGCGCGTTCGAGTGCGTCTCCGAGGCGGGCTGGGAGACGTCGACAAGCGGGCTGCGCTACACGTTCCAACGTTTCGAAAGGACAGCATGA
- a CDS encoding thymidylate synthase, with protein MVPTPYEDLLDDVLSNGTPKGDRTGTGTLSVFGRQLRYDLSEAYPLLTTKRIYFKGVVGELLWFLRGESNVRWLQDNNIRIWNEWADDTGELGPVYGVQWRSWPTPDGRHVDQVQEALDTLRANPDSRRNVVSAWNVAELDKMALLPCHLLFQLYVADGTLSMQVYQRSADMFLGVPFNIASYALLTHMFAQQADLKVGELIWTGGDCHIYANHVEQVKEQLSREPRPYPQLKLRKADSLFDYTFDDISLEGYDPHPTITAQVSV; from the coding sequence ATGGTTCCCACCCCCTACGAGGACTTGCTTGACGACGTCCTCTCCAACGGCACCCCGAAAGGCGACCGCACCGGCACCGGAACGCTGAGCGTCTTCGGCCGCCAGCTGCGCTACGACCTGTCCGAGGCCTACCCCCTGCTGACCACCAAGCGCATCTACTTCAAGGGCGTCGTCGGCGAGCTGCTGTGGTTCCTCCGCGGCGAGTCCAACGTGCGCTGGCTGCAAGACAACAACATCCGCATCTGGAACGAGTGGGCCGACGACACCGGCGAGCTGGGCCCAGTCTACGGCGTGCAGTGGCGCTCGTGGCCCACCCCGGACGGCCGGCACGTCGACCAAGTGCAGGAGGCGCTGGACACGCTGCGCGCGAACCCGGATTCGCGCCGCAACGTCGTCTCCGCGTGGAACGTCGCCGAGCTGGACAAGATGGCGCTTTTGCCCTGCCACCTGCTGTTCCAGCTCTATGTCGCGGACGGGACGCTGTCCATGCAGGTCTACCAGCGCTCCGCCGACATGTTCCTGGGCGTGCCCTTCAACATCGCCTCCTACGCGCTGCTCACCCACATGTTCGCCCAGCAGGCAGACCTGAAGGTCGGCGAGCTGATCTGGACGGGCGGCGACTGCCACATCTACGCCAACCACGTTGAGCAGGTCAAAGAGCAGCTTTCCCGCGAGCCGCGCCCTTACCCGCAGCTGAAGCTGCGCAAGGCGGATTCCCTGTTCGACTACACTTTCGACGACATCTCGCTCGAGGGCTACGACCCGCACCCCACGATCACCGCGCAGGTGTCGGTGTGA
- a CDS encoding mycoredoxin — protein MTIYATTWCPFCRSLLDALSGTDIDYEVVDVDQDRDAAAWVESVNGGNRVVPTVRFSDGTHATNPPFAQVKAKYEELNA, from the coding sequence ATGACCATCTACGCCACCACCTGGTGCCCCTTCTGCCGTTCCCTGCTCGACGCCCTGAGCGGCACCGACATAGACTACGAGGTCGTCGACGTCGACCAGGACCGGGACGCCGCCGCGTGGGTCGAGTCCGTCAACGGCGGCAACCGCGTCGTGCCCACCGTGCGCTTTTCGGACGGGACCCACGCCACCAACCCACCGTTCGCGCAGGTCAAGGCGAAGTATGAGGAGTTGAACGCGTAA